The genomic interval CCATGTGGGTACATACGGCAAGAAACGTAGAACTGCATGGGATGGGGTGATGACACACCCCTTAGCTTGAGGGTTGCCCGAAACAGAAATGGACTGAGGGCGTTAACCACTCAAGAATCCCACGGCTTTAGCCGTGTGGAGTGTCAAGTTCTTCGTCCTCGACAAATGTCTTAAGAGCGTTCTCAGCAAATTGAAGGGCATGCTCCAGTTGGTTCTGCCTGTAACTGCATACGCTCAACTCACAGAATGAAGCAGCTTCGATGTTGTACTTTTCTTCCGTCTTGTAGTGACTGGCCAGTCGGATTCATTATACAGCGCTTTCTCCGCTTTTTTCCAGTTTCCGTCGGCGACATGACACTTTCCTTTCAAATAGTACACAGTGGGTGCAAATTTGTGGTCGTCCCCGATACCCAAGCCGTCCAATTCCGACAACAGTTCGCGGCTGTCGCCGTATCCGATGGAGGATTCGATCGCCATCAACCGGATCAGCAATTTGTTTTCCTTGTGCGTTTCACATTCCAACAATTGCGGGATTTGTTCCAGCGTCAACCCGAGTTTGTCCAGCAGATACAACGGTTTATCGGGACTGACATGGGGAACGCCGCGCTCGATGTTGCTCACTGTGGCCGGTGAGATGTTTTCGTCGGCCAGGTCCTCGAGACGCAGGTTTTTGTTTTTGCGCACCTTTCGAATCACATTGCCGACTTGGATCACGTCGAATTCTTTCATCAAATTCTCCCCTTGGGAAAAACGATTTGGTTAATGATTCTATCATATCATTTGACGGAAAAGTGAGAAATAAATTTTAAACGCACACGGCTCCGATCCCACCCTCATAACGGTGGGACCGGAGCCGTGTGTAATTTCAATGTGTGGCTCATCAACCTTCTTTTTTTACCGCTTGCGCACGTTTTCGTTCGCTTTTGGTCAGGTAGCGTTTGCGCAGCCGGAAGGAGACAGGTGTTACTTCCAGCAATTCATCATCCGCTAAATATTCGATGGCATCATCCAAACTCATTTTGCGCGGCGGTTCCAGACGAAGGGCGTCGTCCGATCCGGCGGCACGGAAGTTGGTCAGTTGTTTTTTCTTGCATACGTTGACTTCCAGATCGGTTTCCCGGATGTGCTGGCCAACGATCATGCCCTCGTATACTTCGGTGTTGGGTTCGATAAACAACTGACCGCGATCTTGGGCGGCATGAAGCCCGTAAGTGGTAGCCACACCCGATTCCCACGCGATCAGCGATCCGAAATTGCGGGTCTGAATCTCTCCCACGTACGGTTCATAACCAGCAAACAAGGTGTTCATCACACCTTCGCCGCGTGTGGCGGTGAGGAACTGCTGGCGGAAGCCGATCAAGCCCCGAGTAGGAACGAGATATTGAAGGAATACCATCCCGTCCTCCCGGATTTGCATATCCTGCATCCGTCCCTTTCGTTGACCGAGCAGCTCGACAACGGCCCCCTGATGCTCGCTGGTCACTTCAATTTCCACCATCTCAAACGGTTCACACAGCTGGCCGTCGATCCGCTTCATGATGACTTCCGGTTTGCTGACTTGAAATTCGTATCCCTCCCGGCGCATGTTTTCAATCATGATGCCAAGATGAAGCTCGCCCCGACCGGCTACGAGAAAGACATCCGGCGAGTCCGTGTCGGAGACGCGCAGGGCAACATCCCTGGCCGCTTCCAGATAGAGGCGCTCCCGGAGTTTGCGGGAGGTGACGTATTTGCCTTCCCGTCCGGCGAACGGGCTGGTATTTACTCCGATCGTAACGCGCAGGGTGGGTTCTTCCACTTTGATTGGCGGCAGCGGTCGCGGATCATCAGGGTCGGCGATCGTGTCCCCAATCCCGACGTCGCCCAGTCCTGTCAAGGCGATGATATCACCGGCTGTGGCTTCCTCCACTTCGATCCGGTTCAGGCCGCGATGGGTAAAAACTTGTGCCACTTTAAGCGGGTGGGAAGTCCCGTCAGCCCGCATCCACAAGACATTTTGGTTGCGGCGGATCGTCCCGCTGTTCAATCGTCCGATGACGATTTTTCCTTTATATTCGTCGTAGCCCATCAATGTCGCCTGCAGTTGCGTCGGACCCGACGGGTCTACTTTCGGGGCGGGAAGGTCCGCTACGATCCGTTCAAACAGCGGTTCCAACGTATCCGCCAAACGGTCCGGCTCCGTCCCGGCCCATCCTTTGATCGCGCTGGTGTAGATCACGGAAAAGTCGGCTTGTTCATCCGTCGCACCCAGATCGACGAACAAATCGAAGGTCTCATTGACCACTTCGTCAGGCCGGGCGTTGGGTCGGTCGATTTTGTTGACGACGACGATCGCTTTGTGACCCCGTTCCAGGGCTTTGCGCAGCACGAACCGGGTCTGCGGCATGGGACCTTCTACTGCATCGACCAACAACAGAACCCCGTCCACCATGTTCATGACGCGTTCCACTTCACCGCCGAAATCGGCGTGCCCTGGTGTATCGACAATGTTGATCTTGATCCCTTTGTATTCGATGGCGGTGTTTTTGGAAAGAATCGTGATTCCCCGTTCCCGTTCCAGTGCGTTGGAATCCATCACGCGTTCCGCCACCTGTTGGTTTTCGCGGAAAATACGGCTTTGTTTCAGCATGGCGTCGACCAGTGTAGTTTTGCCGTGGTCGACGTGTGCGATGATAGCGATATTGCGAATCTGACTCGGTTGTTTCATGTCCGTCAAGGGGTTGTCCCCTGTGCCTCCTCCACTGCTAAAATAGCGGATTTCACTAAATGACATGGTATCACACGAGAGATGGATTACGCCATAGGCAATCAGATGAGGGAGATGAAAGGAATAAACGGACTGTGAAACGTATAAAAAACAAAACTAGATTGGATAGGATTAATCAGGCAAAATTTTGAGTGAAATCCGGGAAAGGTGAATGGGAAATGGAGCCGAACCGTCAAAAGCGGATCGTGATTCGGGAAGCGGAAAGGAAGGATTCCGCCGCCATCCTTTCCTGTCTTCAACAGGTGACGATGGAGTCGGATTTTTTGTCATCGGAACCGGATGAAATGAGTTTGACGGTAGAACAGGAAGAGCAATTCATCGAAGAGATGTCCGCTCGTTCCAATTCGCTGTTTTTGGTGGCCCAGTCAGGAGAAGAGATTGTGGGTACGCTAACGTTTACCGGGGGTACTACCCGACGTACCCGGCATGTAGGGGAGGCAGGAGCTGCCGTCTTGCGGGATTATTGGGGAAACGGAATTGGTTCGAAGTTGATCCAAGGACTGCTGGATTGGTGTCCACGGGCGGGGATTCGAAAGGTCAACGGAAGAACACGTTCGGATAATGTACGAGCCATTCGTTTGTGTGAAAAGATGGGATTTCAACGGGAAGGGGTGTCGAAGAGGGCAATCCAGATCGACGGGTGGTATTTCGATTTTGTGCTGCTGGGTCGTGTGGTGGAATAAAAGGGTAACTCCTGGGATTGGAGCGGAAAATAGCCGCAATTGATGGTCTTGGTTAGCGTGTGTCTGTTAAATATCAATCTGGCTCGTCCCAACCGCGCTCTACAAAGAAGTAAACCTAGGCGGCCACGTTCCATCTGAGAAGCCAAATCCACCGGATGATCATCCCAAGAATAAATTACAACGAGGAGGAGTATAAAAAGCTGGATATATAAAACCCGTCCAGGTTTTGAAGACCTGGGCGGGTTTCTTTTTGTGGGCAAACGGAATCAATGCTCCCTTCACTGACTTAGCATTTCTTTGTATCGATCATAGGCCTGTTGCGCATGGGTCATGGAGAATTCTACAGGTTCACCGTCAAGCACTGCTGGAAGCATATCGATGATGGTATGCCAACCGGAAAGATCTCTTGGACGATGGTTGTCGAGAACGGAAAAGAACTCCTTTAATACGAGCAAACATCCATCCTGCTTGGGATACAACTCCCAACGCAACTTATCATTGCCCCAAGTGTACTCCATTACCGTTTGCGGTTGTATCTCGGTAATGGTACAGGATACGGTGTTTCCTACCGGCTTGAACGTAAGTTCAACTGTACCACCAACTTTTAAATCGACAACTGCGTCAGCAAACCATTTGGATAATTTCTCCGGTTGGGTCAGCGCCGCCCAAACCTTTTCGACAGGGTGATTTAGATGGCGTTCAAAGCGTGCCACGTATCCTCCATCCATTTTCTCCACAGTTGCCAGCACATTATAATTGCTCTTCCTTTGGGAACTTAACATTTTGGTGTACTTACCATACAGCTCTTCCCAACGGCTGTATGAAAATTCAACAAGCTGACCTTCAAGCACCGAGAGAAGTATATCGGTGTGAACGTGCCAACCGGCAAGGTCTTTGGCACTTTGGTCGTTGATGGTGTAGAAGATTTGTTTGAGTACCAACAAACATCCGTCCTGCTTTGGATACAGCTCCCAACGGACCCGATCATCACCCCAAGTGTATTCCAATACGGAATGTGGCTTGACCTCCGTAATTGTACAGACCACCACATTTCCCTCTGTTTTACTGAAAGTGAGTTCGATTTTCCCTCCTTCTTTTAGCTCTTCAATAACCGCGTCAGCAAGCCAGTTGGCCAGTTTCTCCGGTTGGGTAAGCGCTGCCCAAACCTTTTCGACAGGGTGATTCAGATGGCGTTCAAAGCGTGCCACGTACCCTCCAGCGATTCTCTCTACAGTTGCCAGCACATTATTCCTCCTCGTCAAGATATTTTTCAAGAGCATCCAATTTGTTCGACCAGAATTGTCGATATGGCTCAAGCCAATGATCAATTTCTGCGAGCGGTTCTGGACGCAGACGGTACCAGCGCTTTTGTGCTTCCTGACGAACTTCCACCAACCCAGCTTCGCGGAGTATCCGAAGATGCTTGGAAACACCGGGTTGACTCAGTGCGGTTTGTTCGACTAATTCCCCAACCGTACGTTCACGTACTCTTAAATAATCCAAAATGCGCCGCCGATTGGGTTCGGCCAGTACCTCGAAGATGTTCAGGTTTTTCATGGCTATTATATTACTTATTGGTTATATAACTGTCAAGACATAAATAATCATTAGATTTAGGGTTTCCTTTTTCGGGATCCACATGAAGTTATCTGAGCTGAATTCGGAAACTCGTTCATCATTCCCTCGAGACTGGGTATTTCCCTTTGTATCCTACAACTCTTTACAAGGATGCGAATTTTTAGTACAATTGCAATTGTATCTTTATGAAGGGGGGATGTGCCATGCAACGGGTGATGGGAAAAATCAAGCAAAGGAAGCGAATGGCACAATACCGCCCTGATGGAATTCAAAACTGATACGGCAAATTTGCCGGTTGCCCATCATTCCACAGGTGCGTTAGCGTGCCTGTGGTTTTTTGTGCCGTTCATTCGTGGACAGGGGGGAGATCATGCGGATTTTCCGGGAACTTGGGTGGTTTTTCCGTCAGGAAAAAAGGAGTTACATCGTTGGGGTGTTAACGCTGTTTCTCGTTGCATTATTGGAACTGTTTCCTCCCTATGTTATCGGTGTGATTGTCGATGCCATCGAAAGCGACACGCTGACTTCCAGTATGATCGGGGTATGGATGACATTGCTTGCATTGTCCGGGGTGCTGATCTATTTCCTGCGTTACATCTGGCGGGTCATGTTATTCGGGGCGTCGATGCGTCTGGGCAAATTGTTGCGCGAACGGCTGTATCATCATTTCACGTGTATGCCGTCCGCCTTTTTTCACCGCAGACGAACGGGTGATTTGATGGCGCATGCCACCAACGACGTCAGCGCCGTAGAGCAAACGGCGGGTGAGGGTGTGCTGACCTTGGTGGACTCGCTGACATTGGGTGGTCTGGTAGTTTGCACGATGGCGTTCACCATTCACTGGAAACTGACGGTAGTCGCCTTGTTGCCGTTGCCTGTGATGGCGTGGGCCGTCAGCCATTACGGTCGGTTGTTGCATGAGCGGTTTCACCGGGCGCAAGAGGCGTTTTCCACGATGAACGACAAAGTGCAGGAAAACATCTCCGGGGTGCGGGTGATCAAGGCGATGGGGCTGGAAGATGCGGAGACGGAGGCGTTTCGCATACTGACACACGACGTGGCGGAGAAAAATATCGCGGTGGCCCGGGTGGATGCCTTGTTTGAGCCAACCATCTCAGGGATCGTCGGTTTTTCGTTTTTCCTGACGGTGGCAGTCGGTGCCTACTACGTTGTACAGAGTGAAATCACCGTCGGTGAGCTGACCCAGTTTTCCATTTACCTGGGGCGGTTGATCTGGCCGATGTTGGCGTTCGGATGGCTGATCAACATCCTGGAACGGGGAAGCGCTTCGTACGATCGGATTCGTTCGCTTTTGGAAGTGAAACCGGAGACCACCGAAGAGCAGGCGACATTGGACCGAACTTCCTCCACGGAAATGGAGGTGCACATCAACTCTTTCACCTATCCCGGGCAAACCTCTCCCGCGTTGCAACAGATCCATTTGCATGTACAGCCTGGCCAGACAGTAGGGGTGGTAGGCAAGACGGGCAGCGGGAAATCCACATTGCTTCGTTTGCTGCTCAGGGAGTGGGACGTGACGGACGGCGTTATCCGGTTGGGCGGGCATCCCTTGTCTGCCTACCGATTGGAAGTCCTACGGGGGATCATTGGTTATGTGCCGCAGGATCACTTCCTTTTCTCGACTATGGTGTCGGAGAATATCGCTTTCGGCAAACCGGAAGCGACGCGCGAGGAGATCGAGGCCGCAGCTCGATTGGCCAGAATTCACGAGGATATACTCCGGTTTGACCGCGGCTACGAGACAATGGTGGGCGAGCGTGGTGTCACCTTATCCGGTGGACAAAAGCAACGGATCTCCATCGCCCGCGCACTGCTGCTCGATCCGCCCGTTTTGATCCTGGATGATGCATTGTCTGCGGTGGATGCGGAGACCGAGCGAAACATCCTGCAAGCGCTCCGCCGTCATCTGACCGATCGAACTACATGGATTGCCGCTCATCGAATGAGTGCGGTTGAACATGCCGACCTGATTCTCGTCTTGGATGGTGGAACAATCGCGGAGTCCGGCACGCATGATGAATTGATGGCCCGAAATGGATGGTATGCGATGATGTATCGACGGCAGCAGATGGAGTCGCTGGTGCAGAAGGGAGGACAGGCGAATGGTCGCTCGTAGGTTGTTTCGTTATCTCCGACCTCATCGCAGGGAATTGGGATGGGCAATAGTAGCTTTGTTGGTGGCGACCGGCGCCAGTGTGGCCGGGCCCGTATGGATCAAATGGTTTATCGACGATCATTTGACACCCCGCAAACTGGATGCAGAGGTATTGTGGGGGTTTGCTGCCGGCTATCTCGCCCTGCATGTGATTTCGGTCGTGTTAACCTATTTTCAACTGTTGTCGTTTCACCGGATCGCCCAGTGGGTGGTACGGCAACTGCGCGTTGACGTCTTTGCCAAGGTGCAGCGTCTGGGCCTGTCCTTTTTTGACCGTACGCCAGGAGGCTCGCTCATTTCCCGCATCACCAACGACACAGAAGCGGTGAAGGATCTGTTTGTCAACGTCCTGTCTACTTTTATCCAAAACATCGTGTTTATCATCGGTGCCTTTGTCGCTTTGTTTGTGCTGGATGTGAAATTGGCTTCCGCCTGCCTGATCATCCTGCCGCTCATTGGTGGTGTAATGCAGGCGTACCGGCACTTTAGCACCCAAGTATACCGGCGAGTGCGGAACTTGGTGAGTGAGATCAACACCAAATTGAATGAAACGATCCAAGGGATGTCCATCATCCAGGCGTTTCGCCAAGAACAGCGGATGCGGCGGGAATTTGAGCGAAGTAGTATGGAACTGTATGGGGCACACATGCGTAACATCCAATTGGCCGGGTTGTTGCTCCGCCCCGCCGTCGATGCCATTTACCTCATCGCTTTAATCGTGGTATTGACGCTATTCGGCATCCGTTCTTTCGACGGAGTGGTATCGATCGGGACGATGTACGCCTTTTTGAATCTGTTGGAGCGACTGTTTGAGCCGTTCATCCAGATTATGCTGAAGCTGTCGCAGGCGCAAAATGCGATTATCTCCGCTGAACGGGTATTTCAACTATTGGACGAGGGCGATCTAGCTCCTGTTAAAACGGGGGATGAGAAACCTGTCATCACCCATGGCAGGATCGAGTTTCGCAACGTGACGTTTTCCTACGACGGACAACACGATGTCCTGCGTAACATCTCATTTGCAGTAGAGCCGGGTCAAACCGTGGCGCTGGTCGGACACACAGGTAGTGGCAAGAGTTCGATCATCAATCTGCTGATGCGGTTCTACTCGTTGCGGCAGGGAGAGATTCTCATCGACGGGGTTCCACTCACCGCATATGACGAAAAGGAACTGAGGCGTCAAATGGGGTTGGTGTTACAGGACCCGTTTCTCTTCGTCGGTACGGTCAGGGAAAACATTCGAATGGGGGATCCCGATATCACGAACGATCGGGTGGAACAGGCGGCACGGTTTGTACAGGCCGATACATTCATCCGTCGGTTGCCTCAGGGATATGAGACGGAACT from Polycladomyces subterraneus carries:
- a CDS encoding ABC transporter transmembrane domain-containing protein, whose protein sequence is MRIFRELGWFFRQEKRSYIVGVLTLFLVALLELFPPYVIGVIVDAIESDTLTSSMIGVWMTLLALSGVLIYFLRYIWRVMLFGASMRLGKLLRERLYHHFTCMPSAFFHRRRTGDLMAHATNDVSAVEQTAGEGVLTLVDSLTLGGLVVCTMAFTIHWKLTVVALLPLPVMAWAVSHYGRLLHERFHRAQEAFSTMNDKVQENISGVRVIKAMGLEDAETEAFRILTHDVAEKNIAVARVDALFEPTISGIVGFSFFLTVAVGAYYVVQSEITVGELTQFSIYLGRLIWPMLAFGWLINILERGSASYDRIRSLLEVKPETTEEQATLDRTSSTEMEVHINSFTYPGQTSPALQQIHLHVQPGQTVGVVGKTGSGKSTLLRLLLREWDVTDGVIRLGGHPLSAYRLEVLRGIIGYVPQDHFLFSTMVSENIAFGKPEATREEIEAAARLARIHEDILRFDRGYETMVGERGVTLSGGQKQRISIARALLLDPPVLILDDALSAVDAETERNILQALRRHLTDRTTWIAAHRMSAVEHADLILVLDGGTIAESGTHDELMARNGWYAMMYRRQQMESLVQKGGQANGRS
- a CDS encoding ArsR/SmtB family transcription factor encodes the protein MKNLNIFEVLAEPNRRRILDYLRVRERTVGELVEQTALSQPGVSKHLRILREAGLVEVRQEAQKRWYRLRPEPLAEIDHWLEPYRQFWSNKLDALEKYLDEEE
- a CDS encoding SRPBCC family protein, yielding MLATVERIAGGYVARFERHLNHPVEKVWAALTQPEKLANWLADAVIEELKEGGKIELTFSKTEGNVVVCTITEVKPHSVLEYTWGDDRVRWELYPKQDGCLLVLKQIFYTINDQSAKDLAGWHVHTDILLSVLEGQLVEFSYSRWEELYGKYTKMLSSQRKSNYNVLATVEKMDGGYVARFERHLNHPVEKVWAALTQPEKLSKWFADAVVDLKVGGTVELTFKPVGNTVSCTITEIQPQTVMEYTWGNDKLRWELYPKQDGCLLVLKEFFSVLDNHRPRDLSGWHTIIDMLPAVLDGEPVEFSMTHAQQAYDRYKEMLSQ
- a CDS encoding GNAT family N-acetyltransferase — its product is MEPNRQKRIVIREAERKDSAAILSCLQQVTMESDFLSSEPDEMSLTVEQEEQFIEEMSARSNSLFLVAQSGEEIVGTLTFTGGTTRRTRHVGEAGAAVLRDYWGNGIGSKLIQGLLDWCPRAGIRKVNGRTRSDNVRAIRLCEKMGFQREGVSKRAIQIDGWYFDFVLLGRVVE
- a CDS encoding ABC transporter ATP-binding protein, with the protein product MVARRLFRYLRPHRRELGWAIVALLVATGASVAGPVWIKWFIDDHLTPRKLDAEVLWGFAAGYLALHVISVVLTYFQLLSFHRIAQWVVRQLRVDVFAKVQRLGLSFFDRTPGGSLISRITNDTEAVKDLFVNVLSTFIQNIVFIIGAFVALFVLDVKLASACLIILPLIGGVMQAYRHFSTQVYRRVRNLVSEINTKLNETIQGMSIIQAFRQEQRMRREFERSSMELYGAHMRNIQLAGLLLRPAVDAIYLIALIVVLTLFGIRSFDGVVSIGTMYAFLNLLERLFEPFIQIMLKLSQAQNAIISAERVFQLLDEGDLAPVKTGDEKPVITHGRIEFRNVTFSYDGQHDVLRNISFAVEPGQTVALVGHTGSGKSSIINLLMRFYSLRQGEILIDGVPLTAYDEKELRRQMGLVLQDPFLFVGTVRENIRMGDPDITNDRVEQAARFVQADTFIRRLPQGYETELGERGASLSSGQRQLLSLARIMAREPKILVLDEATAHVDTETEEAIQQALRHMRQGRTTIAIAHRLSTIQDADLILVLHRGEIVERGTHDELIARKGLYHKMYLLQAYGTAS
- the typA gene encoding translational GTPase TypA encodes the protein MKQPSQIRNIAIIAHVDHGKTTLVDAMLKQSRIFRENQQVAERVMDSNALERERGITILSKNTAIEYKGIKINIVDTPGHADFGGEVERVMNMVDGVLLLVDAVEGPMPQTRFVLRKALERGHKAIVVVNKIDRPNARPDEVVNETFDLFVDLGATDEQADFSVIYTSAIKGWAGTEPDRLADTLEPLFERIVADLPAPKVDPSGPTQLQATLMGYDEYKGKIVIGRLNSGTIRRNQNVLWMRADGTSHPLKVAQVFTHRGLNRIEVEEATAGDIIALTGLGDVGIGDTIADPDDPRPLPPIKVEEPTLRVTIGVNTSPFAGREGKYVTSRKLRERLYLEAARDVALRVSDTDSPDVFLVAGRGELHLGIMIENMRREGYEFQVSKPEVIMKRIDGQLCEPFEMVEIEVTSEHQGAVVELLGQRKGRMQDMQIREDGMVFLQYLVPTRGLIGFRQQFLTATRGEGVMNTLFAGYEPYVGEIQTRNFGSLIAWESGVATTYGLHAAQDRGQLFIEPNTEVYEGMIVGQHIRETDLEVNVCKKKQLTNFRAAGSDDALRLEPPRKMSLDDAIEYLADDELLEVTPVSFRLRKRYLTKSERKRAQAVKKEG
- a CDS encoding helix-turn-helix domain-containing protein: MKEFDVIQVGNVIRKVRKNKNLRLEDLADENISPATVSNIERGVPHVSPDKPLYLLDKLGLTLEQIPQLLECETHKENKLLIRLMAIESSIGYGDSRELLSELDGLGIGDDHKFAPTVYYLKGKCHVADGNWKKAEKALYNESDWPVTTRRKKSTTSKLLHSVS